A genome region from Microtus ochrogaster isolate Prairie Vole_2 chromosome 1, MicOch1.0, whole genome shotgun sequence includes the following:
- the Ccnl1 gene encoding cyclin-L1 isoform X1: protein MASGPHPTSTAAAAAASAASAAPSAGGSSSGTTTTTTTTTGGILIGDRLYSEVSLTIDHSLIPEERLSPTPSMQDGLDLPSETDLRILGCELIQAAGILLRLPQVAMATGQVLFHRFFYSKSFVKHSFEIVAMACINLASKIEEAPRRIRDVINVFHHLRQLRGKRTPSPLILDQNYINTKNQVIKAERRVLKELGFCVHVKHPHKIIVMYLQVLECERNQTLVQTAWNYMNDSLRTNVFVRFQPETIACACIYLAARALQIPLPTRPHWFLLFGTTEEDIQEICIETLRLYTRKKPNYELLEKEVEKRKVALQEAKLKAKGLNPDGTPALSTLGGFSPASKPSSPREVKAEEKSPISVNVKTVKKEPEDRQQASKSPYNGVRKDSKRSRNSRSASRSRSRTRSRSRSHTPRRHYNNRRSRSGTYSSRSRSRSRSHSESPRRHHNHGSPHLKAKHSREDLKSSNRHGHKRKKSRSRSQSKSRDHSDVTKKHRHERGHHRDRRERSRSFERSHKGKHHGSSRSGHSRHRR, encoded by the exons ATGGCGTCCGGGCCTCACCCGACCTCgaccgccgctgccgccgccgcctcgGCAGCCTCCGCCGCCCCGAGCGCCGGCGGTTCCAGCTCGGGCACGACGAccacgacgacgacgacgaccgGAGGGATCCTGATCGGCGACCGCCTGTACTCGGAGGTGTCGCTCACCATCGACCACTCGCTGATCCCGGAGGAGCGGCTGTCGCCGACGCCGTCCATGCAGGACGGCCTGGACCTGCCCAGCGAGACGGACCTGCGCATCCTGGGCTGCGAGCTCATCCAGGCCGCCGGCATTCTCCTCCGGCTGCCTCAG GTGGCGATGGCAACGGGGCAGGTGTTGTTCCATCGCTTTTTCTACTCCAAGTCGTTCGTCAAACACAGTTTCGAG ATTGTTGCCATGGCCTGTATTAATCTCGCGTCAAAAATAGAAGAAGCACCAAGAAGAATAAGAGATGTGATTAATGTATTCCACCACCTCCGCCAGTTAAGAGGAAAAAG GACTCCAAGCCCTCTGATCCTTGATCAGAACTACATTAACACCAAAAATCAAGTTATCAAGGCAGAAAGGAGGGTGCTAAAGGAGTTGGGATTTTGTGTTCATGTCAAGCATCCCCATAAG aTCATTGTAATGTATTTACAAGTCTTAGAGTGTGAACGTAACCAAACCCTGGTTCAAACTGCCTG GAATTACATGAATGACAGTCTTCGAACCAATGTTTTTGTTCGCTTTCAACCAGAGACGATAGCATGTGCTTGTATCTACCTTGCAGCTAGAGCGCTTCAG ATTCCATTGCCAACTCGGCCCcattggtttcttctttttggtaCCACAGAAGAGGACATCCAAGAAATCTGCATAGAGACACTTAGACTTTACACCAGAAAAAAG CCAAACTATGAATTGTtggaaaaagaagtagaaaaaagaaaagtagcctTACAGGAAGCCAAATTAAAAGCAAAGGGATTGAATCCTGATGGAACACCAGCCCTTTCAACGCTCGGTGGATTTTCCCCAGCCTCTAAACCAT CATCACCGAGAGAAGTAAAAGCTGAAGAGAAGTCACCAATCTCCGTTAATGTGAAGACAGTCAAAAAAGAACCTGAGGACAGACAACAGGCTTCCAAAAGCCCTTATAATGG tgtaagaaaagacagcaagagaagcagaaacagcagaagTGCTAGTAGATCAAGGTCAAGAACCAGATCACGGTCCAGATCACACACCCCAAGAAGACA TTATAATAATAGGCGAAGTCGATCTGGAACATACAGCTCAAGATCAAGAAGCAGGTCCCGCAGTCACAGTGAAAGCCCTCGAAGACATCATAACCATGGTTCTCCTCACCTGAAGGCCAAACATAGCAGAGAAGACTTAAAGAGCTCAAATAGACATGGCCATAAGAGGAAAAAATCACGGTCTCGATCTCAGAGCAAGTCTCGGGATCACTCAGATGTCACCAAGAAACACAGGCATGAAAGGGGACATCACAGAGATAGGCGTGAAAGATCTCGCTCCTTTGAGAGATCCCATAAAGGCAAGCACCATGGCAGCAGTCGCTCAGGACACAGCAGGCATAGGCGTTGA
- the Ccnl1 gene encoding cyclin-L1 isoform X2, with product MKLSSWQQTPSPLILDQNYINTKNQVIKAERRVLKELGFCVHVKHPHKIIVMYLQVLECERNQTLVQTAWNYMNDSLRTNVFVRFQPETIACACIYLAARALQIPLPTRPHWFLLFGTTEEDIQEICIETLRLYTRKKPNYELLEKEVEKRKVALQEAKLKAKGLNPDGTPALSTLGGFSPASKPSSPREVKAEEKSPISVNVKTVKKEPEDRQQASKSPYNGVRKDSKRSRNSRSASRSRSRTRSRSRSHTPRRHYNNRRSRSGTYSSRSRSRSRSHSESPRRHHNHGSPHLKAKHSREDLKSSNRHGHKRKKSRSRSQSKSRDHSDVTKKHRHERGHHRDRRERSRSFERSHKGKHHGSSRSGHSRHRR from the exons ATGAAGCTGTCGTCATGGCAACA GACTCCAAGCCCTCTGATCCTTGATCAGAACTACATTAACACCAAAAATCAAGTTATCAAGGCAGAAAGGAGGGTGCTAAAGGAGTTGGGATTTTGTGTTCATGTCAAGCATCCCCATAAG aTCATTGTAATGTATTTACAAGTCTTAGAGTGTGAACGTAACCAAACCCTGGTTCAAACTGCCTG GAATTACATGAATGACAGTCTTCGAACCAATGTTTTTGTTCGCTTTCAACCAGAGACGATAGCATGTGCTTGTATCTACCTTGCAGCTAGAGCGCTTCAG ATTCCATTGCCAACTCGGCCCcattggtttcttctttttggtaCCACAGAAGAGGACATCCAAGAAATCTGCATAGAGACACTTAGACTTTACACCAGAAAAAAG CCAAACTATGAATTGTtggaaaaagaagtagaaaaaagaaaagtagcctTACAGGAAGCCAAATTAAAAGCAAAGGGATTGAATCCTGATGGAACACCAGCCCTTTCAACGCTCGGTGGATTTTCCCCAGCCTCTAAACCAT CATCACCGAGAGAAGTAAAAGCTGAAGAGAAGTCACCAATCTCCGTTAATGTGAAGACAGTCAAAAAAGAACCTGAGGACAGACAACAGGCTTCCAAAAGCCCTTATAATGG tgtaagaaaagacagcaagagaagcagaaacagcagaagTGCTAGTAGATCAAGGTCAAGAACCAGATCACGGTCCAGATCACACACCCCAAGAAGACA TTATAATAATAGGCGAAGTCGATCTGGAACATACAGCTCAAGATCAAGAAGCAGGTCCCGCAGTCACAGTGAAAGCCCTCGAAGACATCATAACCATGGTTCTCCTCACCTGAAGGCCAAACATAGCAGAGAAGACTTAAAGAGCTCAAATAGACATGGCCATAAGAGGAAAAAATCACGGTCTCGATCTCAGAGCAAGTCTCGGGATCACTCAGATGTCACCAAGAAACACAGGCATGAAAGGGGACATCACAGAGATAGGCGTGAAAGATCTCGCTCCTTTGAGAGATCCCATAAAGGCAAGCACCATGGCAGCAGTCGCTCAGGACACAGCAGGCATAGGCGTTGA